A genome region from Bacillaceae bacterium IKA-2 includes the following:
- a CDS encoding reverse transcriptase-like protein has protein sequence MIEVYIDGASIGNPGLAGAGVFIKNNGSIEHYSFPLGEKTSHEAEFWALIKALEICTEKGYSVVSFRTDSKIVEDTVERRHAKREPFISLLKIAQSYINNFDLFFIKWIPNKSNATADQLAKKAIRMNRK, from the coding sequence TTGATCGAAGTATATATTGATGGTGCTAGTATCGGAAACCCTGGACTTGCTGGAGCAGGTGTTTTTATTAAAAACAATGGCAGTATTGAGCATTATTCTTTTCCATTAGGAGAAAAGACAAGTCATGAAGCTGAATTTTGGGCGCTAATAAAAGCTCTAGAAATATGTACAGAAAAAGGCTATTCTGTCGTCTCATTTCGTACTGACTCAAAAATTGTCGAAGATACTGTCGAAAGGCGACATGCAAAACGGGAACCATTTATTAGTTTGCTGAAAATAGCACAATCGTACATAAATAACTTCGATTTATTTTTTATTAAATGGATACCAAATAAAAGCAACGCTACTGCTGATCAGTTAGCGAAAAAAGCGATCCGAATGAACCGGAAATAA
- the gpsB gene encoding cell division regulator GpsB — protein MMMEKKNSQLIPKNILEKEFKTSLKGYKQVEVDKFLDTVIKDYEFFLKSIDELENENARLKRDAEKIAQQQSRQGNPPGNTNYDILKRISNLEKHVFGNKLFD, from the coding sequence ATGATGATGGAAAAGAAAAATTCACAACTTATCCCAAAGAATATTTTAGAAAAAGAATTTAAGACGAGTTTAAAAGGTTACAAACAAGTTGAAGTTGATAAATTTTTGGATACTGTAATCAAAGATTATGAGTTCTTTTTGAAAAGCATTGATGAACTTGAAAATGAAAATGCGAGATTAAAAAGAGATGCAGAAAAAATAGCTCAGCAACAGAGCCGTCAAGGCAATCCACCAGGAAACACAAACTATGACATTTTGAAAAGAATTTCTAATTTAGAAAAACATGTTTTTGGTAATAAATTATTTGATTAA
- a CDS encoding DUF1273 domain-containing protein yields the protein MVKVLTVTGYKSHELGIFDEKNLGIVYIKKVLQKRLISLIDDGLEWVLISGQLGVELWCAEVVSDLKQEYPQLKLAVLTPFYNQEERWNDLKKEQYRKVLQNADYVNSITKRNYESPSQLKMKNQYLIEKSDGLLVIYDDDKIGSPSYYITYAKARCENSDYQIFYIYPDEIDLAYQEENEQW from the coding sequence TTGGTTAAAGTCTTAACGGTAACCGGTTATAAGTCTCACGAACTTGGGATTTTTGATGAAAAAAATCTTGGAATTGTTTACATAAAAAAAGTTTTACAAAAGCGTCTTATTTCCCTTATTGATGATGGTTTGGAGTGGGTCTTAATTAGTGGACAACTTGGTGTAGAACTTTGGTGTGCTGAGGTAGTCAGTGACTTGAAACAAGAGTATCCTCAGTTAAAACTTGCTGTCTTAACTCCTTTTTATAATCAAGAAGAACGCTGGAATGATTTAAAGAAAGAGCAATATCGAAAAGTATTACAAAATGCTGATTATGTGAATAGTATTACGAAAAGAAACTACGAAAGTCCTAGTCAATTAAAAATGAAAAATCAGTACTTAATTGAAAAAAGTGATGGATTATTAGTTATTTATGATGATGACAAAATCGGATCACCGAGTTATTATATAACTTATGCAAAAGCTCGCTGTGAAAACTCCGACTATCAAATTTTTTACATCTATCCTGATGAAATTGATTTAGCTTATCAAGAAGAAAATGAGCAATGGTAA
- a CDS encoding CotD family spore coat protein, which translates to MFFPRPRPAAVASAQAQAQAHAYAPPFAPVAQQQMMPPRVHPTQQHVVYQCNEYIVPEVHPAHTTIVNKHLYKHYHNFPQTVSSVDQVASQQFMCPPGPPVPGPGFAQAQAQAHAHAHAYAPGMAPRRRFF; encoded by the coding sequence ATGTTCTTTCCAAGACCAAGACCTGCTGCTGTAGCGTCGGCACAAGCACAAGCACAAGCGCATGCTTATGCACCACCATTTGCACCAGTTGCGCAGCAACAAATGATGCCACCGCGGGTACACCCAACGCAACAACATGTCGTATATCAATGCAACGAGTATATCGTTCCAGAGGTGCATCCTGCTCACACAACGATAGTAAACAAACATTTATACAAGCATTATCATAATTTCCCGCAAACAGTCTCGTCTGTTGATCAGGTAGCAAGCCAACAATTTATGTGCCCACCAGGACCACCAGTTCCGGGTCCAGGGTTTGCACAAGCACAAGCACAAGCGCATGCTCATGCTCATGCATATGCTCCAGGAATGGCACCACGTCGTCGCTTTTTTTAG